From the Halorhabdus utahensis DSM 12940 genome, one window contains:
- a CDS encoding response regulator — protein MPDEITVFLVDEDPDILEVTATFLERADDEIEVATYTSATAALQEIRSDPDVADCIISDYTMPELSGVDLLQAVREIDPEMPFFVFTGREREDIEAELDAESFTGYVKKGAGTDQYGQLAVEIRDALEK, from the coding sequence ATGCCAGATGAGATAACTGTCTTCCTTGTCGACGAAGACCCGGACATCCTCGAGGTCACGGCGACGTTCCTCGAGCGTGCCGACGATGAGATCGAAGTGGCAACGTACACGAGTGCCACGGCGGCACTTCAGGAGATCCGGTCCGACCCGGACGTTGCCGACTGTATCATCAGCGATTATACGATGCCGGAACTCAGCGGTGTCGACTTGCTACAAGCCGTCCGAGAGATCGACCCGGAGATGCCGTTTTTCGTCTTCACCGGTCGCGAGCGCGAGGACATCGAGGCCGAACTCGATGCCGAGTCCTTCACTGGCTACGTCAAGAAGGGGGCCGGGACAGATCAGTACGGGCAACTCGCCGTCGAGATCCGGGATGCACTCGAGAAGTGA